Proteins encoded within one genomic window of Tigriopus californicus strain San Diego chromosome 12, Tcal_SD_v2.1, whole genome shotgun sequence:
- the LOC131891604 gene encoding venom allergen 3-like, with protein MEHSIIPIMKVFVAVLALLGSQFSAVSASSCSACVSKSDLQSSAPGKAGMIQSDGPCFPYNFGNGPEPVCFISPLATNYQVRFCSETDPLCRLGAYANSAPLPVTQASTAPSGATYPVNVHGGSRSGCTPVSFNENCAADKSYFAARFGTTHTMAVDSYCGAGSACNVTCSYGIFDDAEINRILDKHNALRSRVALGNEGLSYNSNDGQPGATKMYKLKWDHNLAKVAQSWAQTCLSGHDTNRGTDDFDPAGQNMAWRATTALPSGSRDFEAMVQAWYDEVAFMNPAVVDSFISSGPLIQNKASNPAQDEAIGHYTQVVWGETTHVGCGVIVYATWNNNHQKMFYNERFVCNYGPAGNYLGQPIYSKAVNGAAPGSECPGTVENGLCLH; from the exons ATGGAACATAGCATCATTCCCATCATGAAGGTCTTCGTAGCAGTTCTGGCCCTCTTGGGCTCCCAATTCTCCGCCGTCTCAGCCTCCAGTTGCAGCGCTTGCGTGTCCAAATCCGATCTGCAGAGCTCGGCCCCTGGCAAGGCTGGTATGATCCAGTCCGATGGACCTTGCTTCCCCTACAACTTTGGAAATGGA CCTGAACCAGTGTGCTTCATCAGCCCCTTGGCCACAAACTACCAGGTGCGGTTTTGCAGCGAGACCGACCCCTTGTGCCGACTAGGAGCCTATGCCAACAGCGCCCCTCTACCCGTCACCCAAGCTTCCACCGCCCCTTCCGGAGCTACTTACCCAGTCAACGTTCATGGTGGATCTCGATCAGGTTGCACACCAGTCTCCTTCAAT GAGAATTGTGCCGCTGACAAGAGTTACTTTGCGGCTCGATTTGGAACCACCCACACCATGGCCGTGGACAGCTATTGTGGCGCTGGATCCGCTTGTAATGTCACTTGCAGTTACGGCATCTTCGATGATGCAGAGATCAACCGTATCTTAGACAAACACAACGCTCTCCGATCCCGTGTGGCTTTGGGCAATGAGGGTCTCAGCTACAACTCCAACGATGGCCAACCTGGAGCCACTAAGATGTACAAGCTCAAATGGGACCACAATCTCGCCAAGGTGGCTCAAAG TTGGGCCCAAACCTGCCTAAGTGGCCATGACACCAACCGTGGAACTGACGATTTCGACCCTGCTGGACAAAACATGGCCTGGAGAGCCACCACCGCCCTTCCCTCTGGTTCCCGGGACTTTGAGGCCATGGTCCAAGCCTGGTACGATGAG GTTGCTTTCATGAACCCCGCCGTGGTCGACAGCTTCATTAGCTCGGGACCCTTGATCCAAAACAAGGCCTCTAACCCTGCTCAAGACGAAGCCATTGGCCATTACACCCAAGTGGTGTGGGGCGAGACCACTCATGTGGGATGCGGTGTGATTGTTTACGCCACATGGAACAACAATcaccaaaaaatgttctatAATGAG CGATTCGTGTGTAACTACGGACCTGCTGGTAACTACTTGGGACAACCGATTTACTCCAAAGCTGTGAATGGAGCTGCCCCTGGAAGTGAGTGCCCTGGAACCGTTGAAAATGGTTTGTGTCTTCACTGA